ttgccatataggtcATAGAAGTGACTCCGACTACATTGAGTTTGAGCTAGGAAtttagccgtacagactaccataaGAGTTCTGGCTAACTTATcacatttctatgaaattattcttacctagattgtttactttgttatattttggcatggcatacatatgaaaatgattatgtgaagcatgaactaaattgatatgatttcacacacacacacacacacacacacacacacatatatatatatatgctcatATCTTAATTCagggaaaattatacatattttacagcgaggggttagctATGCTGaataatgaaatggttttgtaaaacatttgtttttgcccactcacgctttatgttttacgcccctccaggttctaagtaAGATTGCTGTTGGTGGCTCGGGATCTTCGGTAGTTTTGACCTAtttgaataatagtaggacattcctagtactgtgtaactagtacttgtcctattggactgcacttagactttatgctctgattaggagtatttactgttgtaactaactcctatcacctTCTGTTTAGTAGTGTACTCTAgtaatgtggtttttaattattcgtatatttgctatctttatcgcttccgcattgtgcacatggctacgtcattctcacgtgatggccagcatgccttggtctcggtcggggtgtgtcacttttAACATGGCTTATGCTGAGAAGAGCAAAAACTGGACCAATAAGACTGCCAAGTCCAAATTTGTAAGTCTGAAGTTGATTATGTTTTAGTGTTGTATAATAAATAAAGCTGTAAATTCCAGACGAAGTTCTAATCTATGCCCTTTGTTTTAAGGATGATATGGTTGCTAGGAAATAGGATTATCTTAATGAATTGGCTAAGGATTATCCAGAGGATACTCCATTAGATGACATAGCAGTACTTGATATAGATGTTGGTCTTCATATCCTTAATGATGTACTGGTGTAGGCAGATATGTGGTTTAGGTGATGGCCAAGTTCGTGCGCTTGGTAGATCGACTTCTTGATTGTCACTTAGAGTGCGTTAGTTGGAGGAGGAGTTGGCAGAGGAAAAAGTTGCTTGACAGGTAGCTGATGCACCAAGCTCCCTGTTGCATCAAAATCCTCCTCCAACTGTTGAGCAGCTATTTCCTCTGCAAGCTCCTCCTCCAACTCACATGCTCTAAGTGACATCCGAGAAGTCGATCCACCAAGCCCACGAACTCGGCCATCACCCAAACTGCGTATCTATCTACTGGGCTTAACACCCAGTACACAGTTAAGGATATGAAGACAAAATCTTTATCACATACTGCTATGTCATCTAATGGAGTATTTTTTGGATAATCCTTTGTAAATTCATTAAGACAATCCTCTTTCCTAACAAGCGTCTCAtcctttaaaagaaaacaagaaaggcATAGAGTAGAACTTTGTCCAAAATTTACAGCTTAATTATTAAACAACACTAAAACACTAAAGCATTAATTCCATtttaggagagatttttcagtgtgaccgtcacatgaggtggtacactacgtgtctctatataaatggtgggttatgtgtgttaaaatgttaataacttaaaaattaaaatttttccaccacttgcataaaaacatgTGTTGCACCATCcatgttcccgtcacaactaaaaatttcaccCATTTTAGACTTACAAATTTGGACTTGGCTGTTTCATTGGTCTAGTTTTTGTTCTTCAAGGCATAAGCAATCTCAAATGTAATCTCATGAAACTGGGAACCTTCTGCcatttattaatttatcttcAAAAATAGTAATGATATACATAATAAGATCAAATACAATGCCAGAAATTAGATAGCCATAGAAATGGATCATGCTAGCAACCTGATTCTTAGATACCACAACCCTTATATTGAGTCAAAATCATTATCCCACAAAACCAAAAACAGATATGCCAAATTTTAATTTGCTACAAACAACATAGCACTAAAACATTCATTACTTAGCATGTGTATACTCCTCACTATGTAGGCAAGTGGGCGGAACCAGCGTGACACTCATGGTTTTTTTGGGCTTGATTTATCTTGGTGGCTTGGCTCCAGCAGCTCAGGCAGTTGgcctaatttttttgttttcaaattcctAATATAAATTCCCATAATCTGGCAATATTTTGAGTATAATGTatgcacaatttatgtagaatttaAAATTCGTAAAATATAAAGTTAGTTCACGTATTATGGTGAAGGTTCATGTAGTCAAAGCTGAAAAAATATTAAGATAAACATCGCTATTTTGGAAGAAGTTGGATTACGTGATGGTATTGATGAATTGGTTTGTAGGAGTTcctccaaatttcaaatttccatCTTCAAAGTTTGTATCACATTCaacacaagaaaaataaattgaatcaataaaagtgtatgaattcaataaaacaaaaatcaaatcaaataataataattgaaatGTAATACTctcctaattgaagatgaacAAATTCTCTGTAGCAAAGCATCAAGAAcgtgctgataatgtgttgtggCCTATAATTAATTGAGGCAAAAAGAGGGTGCggcatagagagaaagagagatggagAATTGGATTGAGGAATTCTGTGTGTTATTTTTCAttccttgtgcctttatttataataaaccaAGGAGGATTCCTTGCCTTGCAATTAATACGATCCTAAAGGAAAAAGATCTTCTAGTATCCTAAATATAATCTATTAATGATTTACACAATACGCAGGTGCTAAAAGTATATTCATAACAAGTACTTCATTATTCTCCATAAGGTAAGTATTTATAAGAGAACAAGATACAGGGCTTATTCAAAACCGTAAATAAGTCAATCTTAATTGCACAAGCAACCACATATTTACATAGACAAGAAAACCTAGATATTAGGTTGTAGTCACCACTCCCCATCACCTTATCTTGTGATGAGTTGTGAATACCACCTTTTTTCCTTGAATTATGGCAGCTGATTGTGCTTAGAAGATTGAGGTGTGATGTCCCGCATTCTATGCCTTCCCTCACTCAATTCCAATCTCATATATATGTCTTGTAATCTTGTAAAGATCTCATGATGAAATATACaagttttatatataaaatcagCATATTCCCACTCAATGCTAACTTCGGAAATAAATACAATCTCATAAAACTACTCAATACCATAATACTTTTCTTTTATAACACAAACACAATCAGTAAACACAGATCCATATCCTTGGACAAATTTGTCAAGAAAGACATTCAAATATCATCTGAACATCATTTATTAGCAAGCATAACATGACGTCGATCACATTGTACAGAATAATTATACTCTTAAGTATTGACAATGGGATACAGTTCATATCGAAAGTTACAGCTCCCACCTACAACACGCCCACCTCGTTTTGCATCGCAGCAGTTTGGGAGTTCGCTTATTGCACTATCTAGACACTTTTTACAATCAACGCCAGAGAGGTCCCTCGTGCATTGAGCAATGCCATAAAGGGTTGTGAATGTATCGAGTTGTACCTCACCAGTAGCATAAAGCTTTTGATTAGCTTCAGAAGCTTCATTGGATAACCCACTTAACAACTCTTTAACTTTCTCATTGAATAGTGTCCCATTCTCTACTTCTTGGACGTTCCACATATAGAACCTGTTCCTGCTATCAATTTGCCCAAAAAAGCTCACATCTGAGTACTTTAAAAGGCAGTGATCGTACCAAATTATGGCTCCTTTACGATAAGGGCAGCGCTCGCGAATCTCTTTGCTTGCGTCAACCACGCAAGTATTGCAATCTTTGCTTGAGACATCACCGCGGCAAAGGGCCAAGCCATTCACTTGGTTTTTAGCTTGGCCAGTTGAACCAAGGCCAAAGCCAGTAGGAGGAACTTTGGTGTATAAAAGACTGAACAATGAGTTCAAGTTGGCACCATATGGACTATCAGCAGTGTAGTTTTCTGGGCTGAAACAAAAATGGTAAAGTGGGGAGGCACCAATTGCAGAATGGTGTAAAAGGCAAAGCACTAAGAGACCCAGAGGGATTGATTTGAAGAAGAACATGTTGGATTTATGAGATATATCAAAGAACGCAATcggtatatatacatatataagaaGCTTCTAAGATATTGGTTGTGACTGGAGGCGAAAttgttgactttttttttgtaagttttTAAGATATTGATTGTGACTAGAGTTGaaattgtttactttgtttttatttttcattcaaccTTGTCAAAAGTCTCACCAGCCAATATAATAAACTTGACATTACTTATGGGATATTGACCTAGTTCTGGAGAAATTAAACTTCCACGAATGATGTTGAAAGACGAATTCAAGCTAGCCACGAATGTTAGTATTAAAAGTAAAATGTCTAAAGCATCACACATTTTCAAAGCACTATACTGGTCGCTCTTTGGAACTTACAAATGGATTGTGAATTGTCTGTCTGGTGCTACTTTTCAGTGGAAGATTAGGTCAAGTTTTGCTCCTTTGAATCAAGCTCATGATTAGGCTTAATGCGCTGAGGAGTTCTAGATAAACTACCTCAATATCTTTAGaatagtgttattcacacaccctTTTGTACCTCCAGCacacttttgttaatttttgtccattgatcttcttcaattcattcatcCGAAGACCGAAAATTGAGAAGAGTGTAGGTGAGaggtaaaaataggtgtgtagatagcaccaGCCCATTCATAccgttgttttttttgtttttggacaaTCTATTAGTActtaaaatttattattattattattatcacttagtactatggtctagtggtatttatcttcacttagtggtattcctcctcacttgtaagtgagaggtcttaagttcaattttcgccaaaggcgaagttgaaccacattattatgggaAGCTTATCGTAAGGCTTAACCCGCTTCCCCACCCTTTAGTGTATAGATACTATAGTgttcaaaaaaattattattaatataaatAGGTAAAGATCGAGAAACACATATTTGGACACACTTTATTAGAGTTAACACCATAATGTATTTCAATGATCCATCTGTCTATCTTCTAGCATTCTAGGTCCTTATGACCCATTCTAAACATGAGTAAACTTCTAAATTGGTCATTGAATTATTACTCGAGTGTCAATTAAGTCCCtagctagtttttttttttt
This genomic interval from Malus domestica chromosome 05, GDT2T_hap1 contains the following:
- the LOC103405268 gene encoding antimicrobial ginkbilobin-2-like protein, which codes for MFFFKSIPLGLLVLCLLHHSAIGASPLYHFCFSPENYTADSPYGANLNSLFSLLYTKVPPTGFGLGSTGQAKNQVNGLALCRGDVSSKDCNTCVVDASKEIRERCPYRKGAIIWYDHCLLKYSDVSFFGQIDSRNRFYMWNVQEVENGTLFNEKVKELLSGLSNEASEANQKLYATGEVQLDTFTTLYGIAQCTRDLSGVDCKKCLDSAISELPNCCDAKRGGRVVGGSCNFRYELYPIVNT